TTTCTATTTCTATGtcatacagtcaccggcataaataagtgatgatttctgtaccttgtcacagtaagatgctacaggagcgaaaatgctaaatcggaaaggagcccccctttgaATTTAggagttttagttaaatatactagtgttattaactagatttatcgcaaaaaaaaaatcaccattcagaacaactcaattaaaaaatgttaattcaaaattggtaacaattagcaaaaaaaaactaaacggcccAACAcagataattttattgttattcaaattctcaaatttcgttacgattaattacattttgaaggaggaaacagtcgagagcggaaccacGATTTTAAAGAtcttttcgcaatatcttttaagtGATTTTTTCTGAtggccaattttttttcgataaatttagTTATTAACTCtactatatttaactaaaattcccaaaaaaatcccttccattttagcattttcgttcCTGTAGCATcttaacatttatttaaacaATTTCAGTAACAGCGTACTTCTACCAGAAGTGACAGAAGAAGGCTGCAGAGTGAGCTTGTCTAGATTCAATGAGCACATTATACTGACTCCAGATCTATTTACACGGTTCATCAAATTGGTAGTTAATGTAAGTATTTTCAGCAAAAGACAATGCGCATGCCTTTTTTTTctggtaatttttattaaatttgtgCGAATAATAGACCTGTTGCTACTAACCTAATTTATGGTTTAGGTAGTTACCTATAATAGtcgaataacctaaccacaaaattaaaattttgaaaaaacccccgaccgtgacatagtggaccgattttcatgaaacatggctatatgGCTAAGAAgtctaaaaacactcccgactaactcagctttcaaacaaaaaaaacttaatcgacatccgttcgggagctacgatgctacagacagacacacacacacagacagacagacaaacagacagacagataaaaaCAAACCTCAATCAAAACATACATTCAAAGCAAATACAGTGTGTACCCACTGTTGCTGGCTTAAAACTgctaataataattatagtcCATTAGCAATTGTTTGTGTATATTAGCACCTCATGATGTCTGCCCAGGTTTTTTGAAGTAAACAAAATGCCATACTGTCATATAAAATACCTCTAAAATCAACTAATTGAGAACAAAACAATGCTTGCCAGCGAAGTGCGGGGCGTTTGTCGCGTCACGCCGCGCTTAACGACATTATCCGACGGTCTCTTACCTCTGTAAACGTGCCCGCAATATTAGAGCCGACCGGTATAGCGCGGGATGATGGTAAGAGACCCGACGGAATGTCGCTGATACCGTGGAGGATGGGACGAGTGCTGGTGTGGGATGCAACCTGTGTGgacacactggccccgtctcatctTCACGGTACCACAAAGAAAGCGGGCGCGGCTGCAGAGGCTGCAGAGACGCATAAAAGACGTAAATACGGAGGTCTCGACGCCAATTACAACTTTGTtgcttttggcgtcgagaccctcggtccgtggggcccgggcgcccagattttatacaaggacttggcgaagcggctgactgagactacgggggacaaaagagctggcagcttcctcgctcaacgtataagtattgcgattcagcgaggaaatgctgccagcatcttgggcactatgcctcaggggccctcttttgacttagatttttagttttagtattattttttttaatgcctagtttataatatttattgtaccaaatttttatttaagtgttattattaataaaagtttattattaaaaacaatgctattttatttaacttatcTGTACTTTTCAGATGTGTGAATATGCCATAGCACATGACTACCCTCACGGATTTTACATCATTTTGGATCATCGGTACATCAATCTACTAGAGTTGGTAGCATTTGCTACAAGGAATTTCACTCCACTTCAGCAttgtataacaatattattggtCAGtatctcatcatcctccttgcgttatcccggcaattgccacggctcatgggagcctggggcccgctttgacaactaatcccaagatttgacgtagacactagtttaacgaaagcgactgccatctgaccttccaacccgaagggtaactaggccttattgaaattagtccggtttcctcacgatgttttccttcaccgaaaagcgactggcaaatatcaaatgacatttcgcaaataagttccgaaaaactcattggtacgagccgggattcgaacccgcgacgtGAAATGCAAGGAAAGTGTCACACTCttgccgctaggccaccagcgcttctttaTTATTGGTCACTAGTCAGTATCTATTACCTATCTTTAATTAGATTAGTAGATTTAGGGCCGGTTGTACCAAACCGTCtggcaccgttaaagcgttcgttaaattttattgtataagaagttccatagaaatctgctgagtgacgatgatgttgtctgtcaaatgtggttgatgcaactggcccttagtatgTTGCAGCATttcattatattaatattttctgcgTTGGTACGAGTTAGTAGGTAGTAACCTACAGAACTGCCACCGTATACatcagaataaaaataaatacatttatatagaaaattattacacagattgaagagtcccacggtaagctcaagaaggtttgtgttgcaggtgctcaaacaacgatatatccatactaataaatgggaaagtgtgtgtgtctgtttgtttgtccgtctttcacggcaaaacggagcaacgaattgacgtgttttttaagtggagatagttgaagggttggagagtgacaaaggctactttttgtctctttttaacgcgagcaaagccgcgggaaaaaactagtatagtataaaaatacttatataggtacataaaaaacatccatgactcaggaatatctgtgctcatcacacaaataaatgcccttagcgggattcgaacccgggaccgcggcgtagcaggcagggtcactacgtgcTAGGCCAGGCCGGTCGTCAACTAACAGTGCCCTCTTGACagtatatagaatagaatagaatagaaaaacgtttattgcagaaaccatcatacagcatcacatacatttaaaaaaaaagcttaTTAGAGTAAAAATGGTGTAGAGATCTTatgaactaaatacttaaaactatattgctTATTACAATACAACAAAAGATGCTGATGCTGCAGATAGAGGCCACAAAAGGactccactcagcatatgctccaGCATATAATgctacagcgctggtcttccgtgaagCATTTCTGGCCAAGCCTACAACCGCACCTGTTTTACCAGTTGGCTGGACGATTCGATACATACAGAAATTTGCCTGTCAGTTATACGTTACTGATACTTTTTGCGTATACCTCGGCTGGTTTCCTCCAGCGAAGCAGTAATCTGTAGgctccacttgcaccaaccacttagctcagggttagtgggctgtcatctgtcaaattccatacaaaatggtgggttaactctcGGGTTAACcatccattttcgttggtgcaagtggccctaaggcccacttgcaccaaccacttaactcagggttagtgggctaacatctgtcaaattccatataaaaatttagtaggaggtagggcatagcgaatgatattccgctttgtgtggtagggcacagcacagcggatatcgtctcgctcgaatctagagcagagcccaactggggaagtacctccgccttacagaagaccgcagccaaatagctctagaccctactcatagtgttgtgttcctgccggtgagtaaggctgccagagctcaacgagggtgcggtgtgctgatgacgggaggacttacggaactaacttgttccgtctattgtcctttgtgcaagtcgtcggcaacccgaaccctccttggaacttgcaccaaccactcctttgatgtgtacttaacacagcaaaatggGGGTTAAGtctctaatggggtggcaacgcgcatgtgacactctttgagttgcaggcgtccataggttacggtgaccgctttacatcaggcggaccgtatacttgtttgccaccgacgtagtataaaaaaaaaaaaaatggtgggttaactctcGGGTTAACcatccattttcgttggtgcaagtggccctaaggcccacttgcaccaaccacttaactcagggttagtgggctgtcatctgtcaaattccatataaaatgttgggttaaccctcaggttaaccttccattttcgttggtgcaagacGCCCTAAGAGTATTTCAATtcgaacgatttgctaatatgggatttatatgaaatcgagttgagtgacgtcacagtcaactcagttactttatatatttttacttggcttattaaatagaaattggattcaAAAATAAGtgtatttatctgatgctttatttcatgcatggtataatagttatttgttttacaagggggcaaagtagttgtttaaccgcacgtgccaatattgatacccgaacaagcgaaagattccaatattgaaccgcgagcgtagcgagtggttcaaaaagtggaatcttgagcgttgcgagggtttcaaggcacgaaggttaaacaaactttgccaccgagtgaaacacaaagtttttcaccacaccaacacgaacaaaatactaactataaaacatcaaattaaatcaaatccatcaatctattcagtatttatgattcaaaataattatttataggtaaattctaccagccaacttaagacatcaagttaaaatttgtatctaattactttgcactcttgtggataaaatgcaattttgctatcagttttcgaatagcaaagtaagcctttaacagttggcgcggtgaaaaatattatattttaactacagtcaagttccctactAGATTCCTTACGCATTAAGAAACTCACTTTTTTACTACTTTGTTGAATTGAGTTGAAGGAAGATGGAATAGTTTCTGATGTATGCCaagtgtaaaatatttatatatttttcaataagtaattgctttaaaatataaatgtaaaagaGAAAAAAGTAGAAATAATATCGAAATGCGATATACATTTTCTAATCGAAGTTCAACATTTATATCCACAATGTAGGTACATGCAAATATTTCCTAATTATCCTAAATAATACatcatataatatacaaaattattGTCCACAGGATGGCTATGGCATGCGAGTAAAAGGTATCCACATAGTTACCCCATCAAAGGCCGCGGATGCCTTAGTGACATTTTTGAAGCAACTGCTTACCGCAAAATTGAGTGGCCGTATACATGTACATAAAGACACAGATACCTTATTTGCACATGTGCCTAAAAGTATTTTGCCCCGCGAGTTGGGTGGCGACGGTCCGACTTTGACTGAAATGCAAGGTATGTGgcaatgaataataattatttattgtttcaTCGAGTAAGTGGTACGTCGTAGGTAGTTAAGGGTTAAACATGCGAAGCAACAACTGACAAGTGAACAAgtgtacatattttaaaatgtttgtcATACGCTATAATTTTTCGCATAGTTTTTGtatggaatattttttttttataaataaaactttaattAATTCATTCCAAACCTGCACCAACGTTTTTACTGAAGAAGGATActtcaaaatacttttattatgaatttcgtttttaaaaaatattccaTGAAATATAAAAACTAGTGAATACCAATTTCTAGATTTCAGCCTTCCAGATTTGAGCGTAAATCGTTTTGAATTTTCAACTACCTCCAAACTAAAAGGGACTAAAAACAAATGCCTAACATTTTTCCAGTATTAAAAACGTACattttatattttgcagaaaGTTTTCTGCAGGAGCTTTGTACAAAGGAGCACGAAGAATGGATGAACGAAGCCCGACGCGCCACTATCGACGAGTCTATGAAGCCAAAGGATTATTTCGAGGACTCCATTGGCATGCCAGGATCTTTCAGGACTTTGAGCGTAGattgataaaaatatttaaaaaatgttttgtttactTAAGTTTATTGtagttgtttttagggttccgtatcaaaaaggtacaaaaggattTATGGCgccactctgtccgtctgtctgtctgtcacattctaaatatctcgagaactacttatgctatcgacttgaaatttggcatagttatgaacatttatTAACCTCTAAAAATTgatagtattatttttatttatttattaatattattgtagaaaatggccgaaattgtacatatcaaaactattttttataatttttttgtagtggaaaaaaaatgaagTTTACCAATCGAGATCTTTTGAGAGTCTTTttatgaaaatacttatttcagtgACAGAATTTCCGTGATTCACTGATATTGGTCATGAAAACCTATCGTTGCTCGGGGTTTGTAGGCTTAGGTTTGTAGGCTTGTCTTATTGTAGGCTTACAATAAATTGAAAAcgtgcattacgatacaagtgcagaaaagacgaaatttaaaaaataatgggGATAATTAAAACAAGgttgaagggagtgttttaaattgacaccacttagggccacttacactaacgaaaatggagggttaacccgctattctattattaataatataattatgattaattataataattgaaAACTTGCCTACCGATGGATATTTAAAATTTGACCAAGATCATCTTAGTTATGTGAGAAAAGTGTGTAATATGGAGGATCGGGAAAAAGTATAGAATTGTTGAAAGATTGGCTACAGAAACAAGACTACTTTAAAAGGAAGGATTATAGTAAGTAAAATGTTtaccttaggccgttttcacattatccgatccgatatcggatgtcggaccgtaaatattatattgtaaaattaaaataacgagcataaaaaatactcaaagtgtcaggcaaaataaataattttacattcaactatatctactaaaagatgaataaactagtatccgcaattcggaccgatgcattacaaccttctttttaacacgcttttattaggtcgtcgtgtatgtaactatgtatgtaatggaatctgcggaggctaatttaaccatcttccaggagtcgtagcgtaatgaaaattggcagctatatgtagttccgatgacaatacaataatatggtactgttgagctgatctgataatggagtcggaagatatgaactggaactacatgatggaacctcgtatcatagccgtttttgggtttcttagaaaagtcttgtaatgaactttgactacaattaggtttcaaggtctgatgatgaagccgaaagatatgaactggaactacatgatagaacatcgtatcatagctgtttttgggattcttagaaaagtcttgtaatgaactttgactacgattaggtttcaaggtctgatgatggagccggaagatatgaactggaactacatcatggaacatcgtatcatagctgtttttgggcttcttaggaaagtcttgtaatgaactttgactacaattaggtttcaaggtctgatgatggagccggaagatatgagctggaactacatgatggaacatcgtatcattagctgtttttgggcttcttagaaaagtcttgtaatgaactttgactacg
Above is a window of Leguminivora glycinivorella isolate SPB_JAAS2020 chromosome 19, LegGlyc_1.1, whole genome shotgun sequence DNA encoding:
- the LOC125236760 gene encoding alpha-tocopherol transfer protein-like is translated as MVDHKLIKQSVKLLKDWLEKQAYFKRKDYSDTFFEKLLVITKGSVERAKSRYERHCTLKTIWPQYFTPMDIDLLRKDFEDYNSVLLPEVTEEGCRVSLSRFNEHIILTPDLFTRFIKLVVNMCEYAIAHDYPHGFYIILDHRYINLLELVAFATRNFTPLQHCITILLDGYGMRVKGIHIVTPSKAADALVTFLKQLLTAKLSGRIHVHKDTDTLFAHVPKSILPRELGGDGPTLTEMQESFLQELCTKEHEEWMNEARRATIDESMKPKDYFEDSIGMPGSFRTLSVD